The Lentisphaerota bacterium region ACGAAATCGGCGACCACGAGGAAGTAACTGATAAAGTTCGTCTTTTCGATGACGCCGACCTCGTAATTGAACCGGTCGATCAGCATCCGCTCGCGCTCGTCTCTGGGGTGGTCAAAGTCGGCGATACCGTAAATCTGCCGCATCCCTTCGCGGCCGAGGTGTGCGAGATAGTCCTTGGGGGTGGCGAAGCCGCGGGGGATGTCGTAGGCAGGGAAGTGGCTGGCCAAGTTGCCGAGGGGAATCGTGGCGTGGCAGCGCTCGGCGATGGAGGCGGTGGCATCCAGAGCGTCGGCGTCGTTTGGAAACAGCCGCTCAAGCTCCTCGCGCGTCTTGAAATAGAACTGGTTGGTCGCATAGCGCATGCGCTTGGGATCGCTCATCGTCGTGGACGTCTGGATGCAGAGCATCACCTCGTGAGCCTCGGCGTGGCTCTCGTAGAGATAGTGGACGTCGTTGGTGATCACGGCGGGGAGGCCCGTGCGGCGCCGCAATTCCCGGACGCCCGCATTCACGATCTTTTGTTCGGGGATGCCATGGTCCTGCATCTCCAGAAAAAAATTGCCGGGGCCGAAGATGTCGGCGTATTCGCGGGCAGCGGCTTCGGCCACGCCAAGATGCTGCTCGGCCAGCGGCATGTTGACTTCACCGTGAAGGCAGGCGGAGAGCCCGATCAAACCCCGTGCGTATTTTCGGAGGGTTTCCTTGTCAATGCGAGGCTTGTAATAAAAGCCCTCGAGCTGGGCGATGGTGTTGATGCGCGAGAGATTCTGGTAGCCTTCGTCGGTCTCGGCCAGCAGGACGAGGTGGCAATAGGGGGTGTGCGGATCGCGGTCGGTTCGCGGTTTGCTGGCGTTGATGTAGATCTCACAGCCGATGATGGGCTTGATGCCCTCGTCCTGGCAGGCCTTGTAGAAATCGATCATCCCGTACATGACGCCATGATCGGTCATGGCCACGGCGGGCATGCCCAACTCCTTGGCGCGCTTCACCAGAGGTTTGACGTGGCAGGCACCATCTAGGAACGAGAAGGTGGTGTGGACGTGGAGATGGACAAATGGTTTTCCCATGGCAGGCCTTTGGTGCGGGATCAGTACTGTTTCTCGTATTCACCTTTGCCGAGTTTCTTCAACTTGCTGAATCCCGCATTCTTGGCACGCTGATCCAGCGAGGTTTGGGATCGGCCGATAGCCGGTATGGAAAACCGCTTGCGGATCGGCGCGCCGCACTCCGGGCAGGCGGTCAGCCGTGGCGCATCGAGAGACTGAAAATGCTCGATCCCTTTGAGGCACGCCGGGCAGGAGCGAGCAGGGTCTGACGCTTCGTATTCGTAGTTGGGCATGGGGCTCCAGGATTAAAAGCTGAAAGTTGAAAGCTGAAAGTTGAAAGCTGAAAGTCGCGGCTACCTCGCGCCTGCCGGCGCCGGGGAGCCGGTCGGCGACTCAATCGTAACTCGGAGCGTGATCTGCATGGACGAGGCATCACGGGTACGGCCGATCCCCGCCAGGAAAAGCCTGTAAAAGTCGGTGTTCTCTCCGAATGAGGCGAGCGCGGTGGTCTCGCCGTCAGACACGGTCAACGTGGTCGCCAGTTGCGTGTAACGGATCCGCTGCGACCGGCCGCTGGACACCCCAGAGAGTTCGGGCGTCAGCGTGAGCTGTACTTCGGGTCCGTCACCGATGACGCGGGCGCGTACGTCCAGTGAAGCCCCCGCGTTACGGAGCGTCACCTCATGGGAGATGTAGCCGTAACGGCGGCCCAGAACGATCAGCTCGTCGACGAACGGAACGGTCTCACCGACCCGCAACGACGCTTCGGAGCCGCTCTGCACCAGAAGCTGCTGGCGAGTCTGCGCGGTGGTGGCGGTCGTGCGCGACTCAACCCGCGGTGTGATGTGAACGGTGCCGTCGACCCCGGCGCGAGTGACCCCCACGCGGCCGGAACCGCGAAGCGATGCCTCCGTTTCGGAGGTGTCGCGCTGCTCGTCAAAGGAGACGTCGATCCGGACGTTGCGTCGCGGTGCGTTCAGGCCGCGCAACGCCTCCCGCAGGAGCCGATGAGCATCTGAAGGGCCGTAGACCAGAAGCTTGTTAGTGGGCTTGTAATAGATGAGCTTGACGCGCGATCCGACCAGTTCTTGCAGTGCCTCAGCCGTCTCATCGGAGTCCACGGAGATCATGCCGTAGGAGGCAAAATAGTCGTTGGTCGCGGAGGACGCCGAGCTGGAAGCCGCAGTCTGGATCTGTGCCCGCGCCGCCCCTGAGATCAGGCCGATGGAGACAATCAAGATGGATGGAACATTCATAAGGAGCGCACAAAATAGATTGCCAGACACTATAGTTTGGATGAATAGCCGTTGTCAACCCTGCGAACGATCACCTGCGAACGATCAGCCGCGCGAAACCAACGCTTTGTTTTCGCGATGGAAAGCCTTATACTATCACCCTTCTCTGGAGACGAATGGAAACACCATGGCCGGAAGCGATTTTAACATTCAGTTTTTGGGAACAGGCACATCGGTCGGTATTCCAATGATTGGGTGCCGCTGTCCCGTCTGCCATTCCGCTGACCCCCGCAACCGGCGGAGACGGACGAGCGTTTATGTTTCGGCTGGAGAGACGCGAATCTTGGTGGATACCCCGCCCGATTTTCGTGAACAGGCGCTGACGTTTCAGGTGCCCCGGATTGATGCGGTCGTGTTCACCCACGCGCATGCCGATCACGTCTTCGGTTTTGACGACATCCGCCGCTTCAACACGATGCAGGGAGAGGCGATCCCCGTGTATGCGCAAAGCGAGACGCTGGCTGAAATCCGGCGGATCTTTAACTATGTGGAAACGGTACGCAGGCCCGGGATTTACAGGCCTCTGGCCAAGTTTTGCGAAATCGCTGCGCCGTTCATGGTGGGCGATGTGCGGGTGCGGCCGATTCCGGTGGCGCATGGCGAGGGTCAGGTGTGCGGTTTCCGGTTTGACTGGGGGGGGCGCGCGGTGGGCATTGTTCCCGATTGTCACCACATGCCCGAGGAATCGGTGGAGGCGCTGCGCGGAGTTGATCTGATGGTGCTGGACGCCCTCCGCTATGTGCCGCACGCCACGCATTTCACCGTGGACGAGTCGCTGGACTGCCTGCGCCGGATCGGCGCGCCGCGCGCCTTCTTGATCCACCTGTGCCATGATCTGGATCATGAAACGCTGCGGTCTGAACTGCCGGCCGGCGTCGATGTCAGTTACGACGGACGGGTGTCTGATGTGTAGTCAAACAGATGTGGAGAGGGGGCGTAGGATGGCACGAAGGATGGCCGGAATAGGTGCGTGGATACTCGGGGCTGCACTCGGGTGCAGCGCGCAGGAGATGGGACTTCTGATCCGTACGCCCAACACGGTTTACCTGGCGGGCGAGCCGATTGTGGCCGATATCCGCATACACAACCGGACGACTCGGGCGTTTGAGGTCCGAGACGGGCTGGCGGAGTCGCATTTGACGCTGCGCATCACGCGGGGACACGAACAGGATTCGATCGAACCATTTGACGCGAAGGCCGTAATGGCCGAGATGACCCTTCCGGCGACCGCTGTCTGGGAGGGTCGTGTCGAAATTACCCGTTTCTTTCCGGTGCGTGATCCGGGACGCTATCTCGTTCGCCTGATGACGATTCATGACGGGACACGCTATGAATCGTCCCCCAAGGCATTTGATATCGTCCCCGGTCTTGAGCTGGCCCGTGTGTCCCAAGTGTTCCCCGGCCAGCCGCCGATCCAGCGGAAGATGAGGGTCGTCTACTGGGTGCGCAATCAGATGGAAGAGCTGTTTCTGGAGATCAAGGATGACCCGGAAACTCGCATCTGGCGCACCTACAGCCTCGGGCCCGTGCTGCGGACCACCGCGCCCACAGTGGATATCGCACCCGACGGGATGCTGTCTATTGTGCATCGCGTCACCCCCGACGTGTTTGTCAAGACGCAGATCAAATCCGAGGAAGCAGGGGTGACGTTCCTGGGTCAGGAGCAACTGCTCGATCCGGTAACATCCGCCAGCAGGCGGATGCAGCCCTTTCAACAAATGGCGATGGATGATGCGCTCGCACGGCGCGAGAAGGCGAAGAATAAAAAGGGCGGGTGGTGGCGGTTTTGGTAAATGGAGCGCCCATGAATTCGGATGCCGTCGCGCAAACAAGG contains the following coding sequences:
- a CDS encoding type II and III secretion system protein, translating into MNVPSILIVSIGLISGAARAQIQTAASSSASSATNDYFASYGMISVDSDETAEALQELVGSRVKLIYYKPTNKLLVYGPSDAHRLLREALRGLNAPRRNVRIDVSFDEQRDTSETEASLRGSGRVGVTRAGVDGTVHITPRVESRTTATTAQTRQQLLVQSGSEASLRVGETVPFVDELIVLGRRYGYISHEVTLRNAGASLDVRARVIGDGPEVQLTLTPELSGVSSGRSQRIRYTQLATTLTVSDGETTALASFGENTDFYRLFLAGIGRTRDASSMQITLRVTIESPTGSPAPAGAR
- a CDS encoding MBL fold metallo-hydrolase, which codes for METIKMDGTFIRSAQNRLPDTIVWMNSRCQPCERSPANDQPRETNALFSRWKALYYHPSLETNGNTMAGSDFNIQFLGTGTSVGIPMIGCRCPVCHSADPRNRRRRTSVYVSAGETRILVDTPPDFREQALTFQVPRIDAVVFTHAHADHVFGFDDIRRFNTMQGEAIPVYAQSETLAEIRRIFNYVETVRRPGIYRPLAKFCEIAAPFMVGDVRVRPIPVAHGEGQVCGFRFDWGGRAVGIVPDCHHMPEESVEALRGVDLMVLDALRYVPHATHFTVDESLDCLRRIGAPRAFLIHLCHDLDHETLRSELPAGVDVSYDGRVSDV